The following coding sequences are from one Dermacentor silvarum isolate Dsil-2018 chromosome 4, BIME_Dsil_1.4, whole genome shotgun sequence window:
- the LOC119449912 gene encoding bifunctional peptidase and (3S)-lysyl hydroxylase Jmjd7 produces MNGRQPVPLHDALARFNENCKDLFHSRTVAEITEVPSPLEFHRRWVSPNLPVVVRGGASHWAAVNKWTHAYLREKIGDLAVTVAVTPNGFADAVHGSVFVTPEERVMKFGEFLDILERRERSNAVFYIQKQNSNFTDEFRKLAGDVETDVCWATAAFGKTPDAVNFWMGDERAVTSMHRDHYENIYCVVSGHKDFILLPPTDLPWVPYENYKTGQFHEVANGQFDVIASGDDSSVPWISLDPENPDFDRYPHYRHASPVKCRVSAGDILYLPCLWFHHVRQSHGCVALNYWYDMEFDIKYCYYKLLEDLSLISKNC; encoded by the exons ATGAATGGGAGGCAGCCGGTACCACTGCATGATGCACTGGcacgcttcaacgaaaactgcaAGGACTTATTTCACTCACGCACTGTGGCCGAAATCACGGAAGTGCCGAGCCCGCTGGAGTTTCACAGGCGCTGGGTTTCGCCGAACCTGCCTGTCGTCGTCCGGGGGGGCGCGTCCCACTGGGCTGCTGTAAATAAATGGACTCATGCCTACTTGAGGGAAAAAATCGGAGACCTAGCGGTCACCGTAGCTGTCACTCCGAATGGGTTTGCGGACGCTGTGCACGGAAGTGTGTTCGTGACTCCCGAAGAACGTGTCATGAAATTCGGCGAGTTCTTGGACATCCTCGAACGCCGCGAGCGCTCAAATGCGGTCTTTTACATTCAGAAGCAAAACTCGAACTTCACTGACGAGTTCCGGAAGCTCGCAGGGGACGTTGAGACAGATGTTTGCTGGGCGACAGCAGCTTTCGGCAAGACGCCCGACGCAGTCAATTTCTGGATGGGCGACGAGCGCGCCGTCACTTCCATGCATCGTGACCACTACGAGAACATCTACTGTGTGGTTTCGGGCCACAAGGACTTTATCCTGTTGCCGCCGACCGATTTACCATGGGTGCCGTATGAAAATTATAAAACGGGACAATTTCATGAAGTCGCGAACGGCCAGTTCGACGTAATCGCTTCAG GCGACGATTCATCGGTGCCATGGATTTCCCTAGATCCAGAGAATCCAGACTTCGACAGATATCCACACTATCGACACGCATCACCAGTCAAATGTAGGGTCAGTGCTGGCGATATACTGTACCTGCCTTGCTTGTGGTTCCACCACGTCCGACAGAGCCATGGATGTGTTGCACTCAATTACTGGTACGACATGGAATTCGACATCAAGTATTGTTATTACAAGCTTCTAGAAGATTTGTCTCTAATCAGTAAAAACTGTTGA